The following are encoded in a window of Staphylococcus piscifermentans genomic DNA:
- a CDS encoding pseudouridine synthase codes for MRLDKFLANMGVGTRSEVKQLLKKNQVQVNGKNEKQSKAQINPEEDTVTVNGDFIRYVDKVYIMLNKPAGYISATEDNEHSTVLDLIDDFQNLNIFPVGRLDKDTTGLILLTNDGQFNHDIMSPNKHVSKIYRVEAEKAVSQQDIEIFADGVELSDGKAQPAELKCTEESKTVYVTIQEGRFHQVKRMFHAIDNEVLKLKRVQIGQLQLDSSLSEGDYRELTTEEIELVQQ; via the coding sequence ATGAGACTGGATAAGTTTTTAGCTAATATGGGCGTCGGTACTAGAAGTGAGGTCAAACAGCTATTAAAGAAAAATCAAGTACAAGTTAATGGTAAAAATGAAAAACAAAGTAAAGCTCAAATTAATCCAGAAGAAGATACAGTTACTGTTAATGGCGATTTTATAAGATATGTCGACAAAGTCTATATAATGTTAAATAAACCAGCTGGATACATTTCGGCGACTGAAGATAATGAACATTCGACAGTCCTTGATTTAATTGATGACTTTCAAAATTTAAATATTTTTCCAGTCGGGAGATTAGACAAAGATACTACAGGATTGATATTGTTAACTAACGATGGCCAGTTTAACCACGACATTATGAGTCCCAATAAGCATGTTTCCAAGATATATCGTGTCGAAGCGGAGAAAGCCGTAAGTCAACAGGATATTGAAATATTTGCTGACGGAGTTGAGTTATCTGATGGTAAAGCGCAACCTGCAGAATTAAAATGTACAGAAGAGAGCAAGACTGTATACGTTACTATCCAAGAAGGTCGATTCCATCAAGTAAAAAGGATGTTTCATGCCATTGATAATGAGGTACTGAAATTAAAGCGGGTTCAAATTGGACAACTACAGCTAGATTCTAGTCTTTCGGAAGGCGACTATCGAGAATTGACGACAGAAGAAATAGAATTAGTTCAACAATAA
- a CDS encoding putative polysaccharide biosynthesis protein, with translation MNESQELVRGTFLLTLSILITKVLGVLFIIPFYAIIGGEENLAPFNYAYAPYNIAIAVATAGVPLAASKYVAKYNAIGAYHVSQKLYRSSFIVMSITGVLGFIILYALSPMIATVTLAHESNAKGGWTIDDITWIIRIISMVVIFIPLLATWRGVFQGYKSMGPTAVSEVTEQIARIIFILAGSYLVLNVFHGSVLLANGVATFAAAVGAIAGILTLWYYWRKRKPFMDEMTASDHTGIDVSYTKMYKEIISYSIPFVIVSLNFPLFNIVDQLTHNNALDIAGVPQQLHDYFFTILNMTTNKIVMIPTSLAAGFAVSLIPYITKTYESGELHEMHRQIQTSLGVLMFITVPASLGIMALSSPLYTVFYSYNGDGSMLLFYYAPVAILISLLSITASMLQGIDKQKLTVFVIVAAVALKVVLNIPLIVAFHTAGAILSTAIALLVANICNFFILKKYAKFTFTETFIQFAKIFIYGFIMMVGVELSFWLMQMVISPASKVGSLIIVVVGVLVGVVIYGGITLKTRLADQFLGDLPGKIRRKLRIS, from the coding sequence ATGAATGAAAGTCAAGAACTTGTAAGAGGGACCTTTCTATTAACACTAAGTATACTGATTACTAAAGTACTTGGTGTGCTCTTCATAATTCCGTTTTATGCAATAATCGGCGGAGAAGAGAATTTGGCCCCATTCAACTATGCTTATGCGCCATATAATATTGCTATCGCAGTAGCGACAGCAGGTGTTCCTTTAGCGGCCTCTAAATATGTTGCTAAATATAATGCCATAGGTGCATATCACGTCAGTCAGAAATTGTATCGCTCTAGCTTTATCGTAATGAGTATTACAGGTGTTTTAGGATTTATTATCTTGTATGCTTTATCACCAATGATTGCCACAGTAACGTTAGCACATGAATCTAATGCTAAAGGCGGCTGGACCATTGATGATATTACTTGGATCATCAGAATTATCAGTATGGTAGTTATTTTTATCCCATTACTCGCTACATGGCGTGGGGTGTTCCAAGGGTATAAATCAATGGGACCTACTGCAGTTTCCGAAGTAACAGAGCAAATAGCCCGTATTATCTTTATTTTGGCCGGCAGTTATCTTGTATTGAATGTATTCCACGGCTCTGTATTGTTAGCAAACGGTGTAGCCACATTTGCTGCAGCGGTGGGCGCAATAGCAGGTATTTTAACTCTTTGGTACTATTGGAGAAAAAGAAAGCCGTTTATGGATGAAATGACTGCATCAGACCATACAGGTATCGATGTTTCATATACTAAAATGTATAAAGAAATTATTTCTTATAGTATTCCATTCGTAATTGTAAGTTTGAATTTCCCATTATTTAATATTGTTGACCAACTTACACATAACAACGCGTTGGATATAGCGGGTGTACCACAACAACTACACGATTATTTCTTTACTATACTTAATATGACAACGAATAAAATTGTAATGATTCCGACTTCATTAGCTGCAGGCTTTGCAGTCAGCTTGATTCCTTATATCACTAAGACATATGAATCAGGTGAATTACATGAAATGCACAGACAAATTCAAACATCTTTAGGTGTATTGATGTTTATTACTGTACCTGCCAGTTTAGGAATAATGGCCTTATCATCTCCGTTATACACAGTGTTCTACAGCTATAACGGTGACGGCAGTATGTTATTGTTCTATTATGCACCAGTGGCGATTTTAATTTCGTTATTAAGTATTACAGCTTCGATGCTGCAAGGTATTGATAAACAGAAATTAACAGTCTTTGTAATTGTTGCTGCAGTTGCTTTGAAAGTAGTATTAAACATTCCTTTAATAGTAGCATTCCATACAGCAGGAGCAATTTTAAGTACGGCAATTGCCTTGTTGGTTGCAAATATTTGTAACTTCTTCATTTTGAAAAAATATGCGAAATTTACATTTACTGAAACATTTATTCAATTTGCTAAAATATTCATTTATGGTTTCATTATGATGGTAGGCGTTGAATTATCATTCTGGTTAATGCAAATGGTTATCTCACCGGCCTCAAAAGTCGGCAGCTTAATTATTGTTGTAGTTGGAGTACTTGTCGGTGTAGTAATTTATGGAGGTATTACTTTGAAAACAAGATTAGCTGATCAATTTTTAGGAGACTTGCCTGGCAAAATCCGTAGAAAGTTGAGAATCTCATAA
- a CDS encoding YtxH domain-containing protein, which yields MAKSGNLLRAVVGIGAAAAAVLLTRKDSRDKLKNEYDKYKENPESYKQNAKDLASQIASNASQTFNEVKQDPKGYADKVKQDPKAFVQEQKERFSNNNQDAAAPTLDDAKQSDEPQHNIRIVTDEDLKQNGNESSNQNQSNKDNK from the coding sequence ATGGCAAAATCAGGTAATTTATTAAGAGCAGTTGTAGGTATCGGTGCAGCAGCTGCAGCAGTTTTATTAACTAGAAAAGATAGTAGAGATAAATTAAAAAATGAATATGATAAATACAAAGAGAATCCAGAATCATATAAGCAAAATGCTAAAGATTTAGCTTCTCAAATTGCTTCAAATGCTTCTCAAACTTTTAACGAAGTGAAGCAAGACCCTAAAGGTTATGCGGATAAAGTAAAACAAGATCCGAAAGCTTTTGTCCAAGAACAAAAAGAGCGTTTCAGCAACAATAATCAAGATGCTGCAGCTCCAACTTTAGATGATGCTAAACAATCTGATGAACCTCAACATAATATCAGAATTGTAACTGATGAAGATTTGAAACAAAATGGAAACGAATCTTCTAATCAAAATCAATCTAATAAAGATAATAAATAA
- a CDS encoding BaiN/RdsA family NAD(P)/FAD-dependent oxidoreductase, producing the protein MYQTIVIGGGPSGLMSAAAASQYSDKVLLIEKKKGLGRKLKISGGGRCNVTNRLPYDEIIRHIPGNGKFLYSPFSVFDNESIIEFFETRGVKLKEEDHGRMFPVSNRSQDVVDALIKELAVNHVEVKEETAVQNIQRNSDHFIITDAEGNEYNSKTVVIATGGTSVPQTGSTGDGYPFAEKFGHTITELFPTEVPITSKEPFIIRKTLKGLSLKDVSLSVLRKNGKPRITHRMDMLFTHFGISGPGALRCSQFVYKEQKSQKKQEILMKLDVFPDEKENELQQRIKQQIHAAPDKYIKNSLRGMIEERYLNFILEQAGVSEETTGHHISNQQILEITRLFKGFIFTVNGTLSIEKAFVTGGGVSIKEIEPHTMMSKITPGLFFCGEVLDIHGYTGGYNITSALVTGRVSGMNAGIYQN; encoded by the coding sequence ATGTACCAAACTATAGTTATCGGCGGCGGGCCTAGCGGATTGATGTCTGCTGCTGCAGCCAGCCAATATTCTGATAAAGTATTATTAATTGAAAAGAAAAAGGGTCTGGGCAGAAAATTAAAAATTTCTGGCGGTGGCCGCTGTAATGTAACCAATCGACTGCCTTATGATGAAATTATCCGTCACATTCCGGGTAATGGCAAGTTTCTCTACAGCCCTTTTTCCGTATTTGATAATGAATCTATTATTGAATTTTTTGAAACACGCGGTGTGAAGTTAAAAGAAGAAGATCATGGAAGAATGTTTCCAGTTTCAAATCGGTCTCAAGATGTTGTAGATGCACTGATTAAAGAATTGGCAGTTAATCATGTTGAAGTAAAAGAAGAAACTGCTGTCCAAAACATTCAAAGAAATTCAGATCATTTCATAATTACAGATGCAGAGGGCAATGAATATAATTCTAAAACAGTAGTTATTGCGACAGGAGGCACGAGTGTCCCACAAACCGGTTCCACTGGAGATGGTTATCCCTTCGCGGAAAAATTCGGTCATACTATTACTGAACTTTTCCCGACTGAGGTGCCTATCACTTCAAAAGAACCATTTATTATTCGTAAAACACTTAAAGGATTAAGTTTGAAAGATGTGTCTTTATCTGTTTTGAGAAAAAATGGAAAGCCGCGCATCACACACCGTATGGACATGTTATTTACACACTTTGGTATCAGCGGTCCTGGAGCTTTGAGATGCAGCCAATTTGTGTATAAAGAACAAAAATCTCAAAAGAAACAAGAAATTCTAATGAAACTGGATGTTTTTCCCGATGAAAAAGAAAATGAATTACAACAAAGAATTAAACAACAAATTCATGCTGCACCTGATAAATACATTAAGAATAGTTTGCGCGGTATGATAGAAGAACGTTACCTTAACTTTATATTAGAACAAGCAGGTGTAAGTGAAGAAACAACGGGACACCATATTTCAAACCAACAGATATTAGAAATCACTCGTTTGTTTAAAGGTTTCATCTTTACTGTCAATGGCACTTTATCAATTGAAAAAGCATTTGTAACGGGCGGCGGTGTTTCAATCAAAGAGATAGAGCCACATACGATGATGTCAAAAATTACTCCTGGATTATTTTTCTGTGGAGAAGTTTTAGATATTCATGGATATACAGGTGGCTATAATATTACGAGTGCCTTAGTTACTGGACGGGTGTCAGGCATGAATGCTGGTATCTATCAAAATTAA
- the leuS gene encoding leucine--tRNA ligase produces the protein MSFNHQEIEKKWQDYWAEHKTFKTNDNLGQKKFYALDMFPYPSGAGLHVGHPEGYTATDIISRYKRMQGYNVLHPMGWDAFGLPAEQYALNTGNNPREFTNQNIQTFKRQIQELGFSYDWDREVNTTDPDYYKWTQWIFIQLYNKGLAYVDEVAVNWCPELKAVLSNEEVVDGVSERGGYPVYRRPMRQWVLKITDYADRLLEDLDDLDWPESIKDMQRNWIGRSEGAKVTFNIENSDEKIEVFTTRPDTIYGASFAVLSPEHDLVNEITTPEHQEEVQAYQKEASMKSDLERTDLAKDKSGVFTGAYAINPLSGEKLPIWIADYVLSSYGTGAVMAVPAHDERDYEFAQKFDLPIKEVIEGGDISKEAYTGDGPHVNSGDLDGLYNDEAIVRAIQLLEEKGAGEKKVNYKLRDWLFSRQRYWGEPIPIIHWEDGTMTTVPTDELPLLLPETDSIEPSGTGESPLANIDEFVNVVDPETGMKGRRETNTMPQWAGSCWYYLRYIDPHNDEMLADPEKLKHWLPVDLYIGGVEHAVLHLLYARFWHKVLYDMGVVPTKEPFQKLFNQGMILGEGNEKMSKSRGNVVNPDDIVRSHGADTLRLYEMFMGPLDAAIAWSEKGLDGSRRFLDRVWRLLINEDGTLTSKVVETDDKSLQKVYNQTVKKVTEDFDTLNFNTAISQLMVFINEGYKAEQLYKPYVEGFVKMLAPIAPHLGEELWSKLGHDETITYQPWPDYDEAFLVDDEVEIVIQVNGKVRAKAFIPKDASKEQMEEIALTNENVKLDIGDKDIKKVIAVPQKLVNIVAK, from the coding sequence GTGAGTTTTAATCATCAAGAAATTGAAAAGAAATGGCAAGATTATTGGGCAGAACACAAAACTTTTAAAACGAATGATAATCTAGGTCAAAAGAAATTTTATGCTTTAGATATGTTTCCATATCCATCAGGAGCAGGATTGCATGTAGGGCATCCAGAGGGCTATACAGCGACAGATATTATTTCGCGTTATAAACGTATGCAAGGATATAATGTATTGCATCCGATGGGGTGGGATGCATTTGGTTTGCCTGCAGAACAGTATGCTTTAAACACAGGCAACAATCCACGTGAATTTACGAACCAAAATATTCAAACATTTAAACGCCAAATTCAAGAATTAGGTTTCAGTTATGATTGGGACAGAGAAGTGAATACGACTGATCCTGATTACTATAAATGGACACAATGGATTTTTATCCAACTATATAACAAAGGATTAGCATATGTAGATGAAGTGGCGGTAAACTGGTGTCCTGAATTGAAAGCTGTACTTTCTAATGAAGAAGTAGTGGATGGCGTTTCAGAACGTGGCGGTTATCCAGTATATCGCAGACCAATGCGTCAATGGGTGCTTAAGATTACTGATTATGCAGACCGTTTGTTAGAAGATTTAGATGATTTAGATTGGCCTGAGTCTATCAAAGATATGCAACGTAACTGGATTGGTCGTTCAGAAGGTGCTAAAGTCACTTTCAATATTGAAAATAGTGATGAAAAAATTGAAGTGTTCACAACTCGTCCAGACACAATCTATGGTGCATCATTTGCCGTGTTGAGTCCAGAACATGATTTAGTAAACGAAATTACGACTCCCGAACATCAAGAAGAAGTCCAAGCATATCAAAAAGAGGCGTCGATGAAATCTGATTTGGAACGTACAGATTTAGCTAAAGATAAATCAGGTGTATTTACAGGCGCCTATGCTATCAATCCTTTATCAGGTGAGAAATTGCCAATCTGGATTGCTGATTACGTACTTTCTTCATATGGTACAGGCGCGGTTATGGCTGTTCCAGCACATGATGAACGTGACTATGAATTTGCTCAAAAATTTGATTTGCCAATCAAAGAAGTTATTGAAGGCGGAGATATTTCTAAAGAAGCCTACACTGGAGACGGTCCTCATGTGAACTCTGGGGATTTAGACGGTCTGTACAATGACGAAGCTATTGTACGCGCTATTCAATTACTTGAAGAAAAAGGCGCAGGTGAAAAGAAAGTCAACTATAAATTGCGTGATTGGTTATTCAGCCGCCAACGTTATTGGGGTGAACCAATTCCGATTATTCATTGGGAAGACGGTACAATGACTACTGTACCGACTGACGAATTGCCATTATTGCTTCCTGAAACAGATTCAATTGAACCTTCAGGCACAGGTGAATCACCTTTAGCGAATATCGATGAATTTGTAAATGTTGTGGATCCTGAAACTGGCATGAAAGGTCGTCGTGAAACAAATACAATGCCACAATGGGCAGGCAGCTGCTGGTATTATTTACGTTATATCGATCCGCATAATGATGAAATGCTTGCAGATCCTGAAAAATTAAAACATTGGTTGCCAGTTGATTTATATATCGGTGGTGTGGAACACGCCGTACTACATTTATTGTATGCAAGATTCTGGCATAAAGTATTGTATGATATGGGTGTTGTTCCAACGAAAGAACCATTCCAAAAACTATTCAACCAAGGCATGATTTTGGGTGAAGGTAATGAAAAAATGAGTAAATCTCGCGGTAACGTCGTTAACCCTGATGATATCGTGCGTTCACATGGTGCAGATACTTTAAGATTATATGAAATGTTTATGGGACCGCTTGATGCAGCGATTGCATGGAGTGAGAAAGGTTTAGACGGTTCTCGCCGTTTCTTAGATCGTGTATGGAGATTACTGATTAATGAAGACGGCACGTTAACATCTAAAGTTGTAGAAACTGATGATAAATCATTGCAAAAAGTATACAACCAAACAGTTAAAAAAGTAACTGAAGACTTTGATACCTTAAACTTCAATACAGCAATCAGCCAATTGATGGTATTTATAAATGAAGGATATAAAGCTGAGCAGCTCTACAAACCATACGTAGAAGGATTTGTAAAAATGCTTGCACCGATTGCACCGCATTTAGGAGAAGAATTATGGTCTAAACTTGGTCATGATGAAACAATTACGTATCAACCATGGCCAGATTATGATGAAGCTTTCCTTGTGGACGATGAAGTGGAAATTGTTATCCAAGTTAATGGTAAAGTTAGAGCAAAAGCATTTATCCCTAAAGATGCTTCAAAAGAACAAATGGAAGAGATTGCATTGACAAATGAAAATGTTAAATTAGATATTGGGGATAAAGACATCAAGAAAGTCATCGCCGTTCCTCAAAAATTAGTCAATATTGTTGCGAAATAA
- a CDS encoding rhodanese-like domain-containing protein: MESITTDELKKKILDHSPVHIVDVRTDEETATGIIPDATTIPMDQIPDNLNEFNENDTYYFVCAAGVRSGRVVEYLNQHKPEVHAVNVEGGMNAWGDEGLEIDSI, encoded by the coding sequence ATGGAATCTATTACAACGGATGAATTAAAAAAGAAAATTCTAGATCATTCTCCTGTACACATTGTTGATGTCAGAACAGATGAAGAAACTGCAACTGGTATTATTCCAGATGCCACTACAATTCCTATGGATCAAATTCCAGATAATTTAAATGAATTTAACGAAAATGATACGTATTATTTTGTTTGTGCAGCTGGTGTTCGAAGCGGCAGAGTAGTAGAATATCTCAATCAACATAAACCTGAAGTGCATGCAGTAAATGTCGAAGGCGGCATGAATGCATGGGGAGACGAAGGTTTAGAAATAGATAGTATATAA
- a CDS encoding TIGR01212 family radical SAM protein (This family includes YhcC from E. coli K-12, an uncharacterized radical SAM protein.) — MGQYFTYAFEDKRYHTWNYHLKNKFGHKIFKVALDGGFDCPNRDGTVAHGGCTFCSAAGSGDFAGNRADPIDVQFKEIKEKMHEKWHEGQYIAYFQAFTNTHAPVEVLKEKFEPVLKEPGVVGLSIGTRPDCLPDDVVEYLADLNQRTYLWVELGLQTVHQETSDLINRAHDMQTYYEGVEKLRKHNINVCSHIINGLPGEDYDMMMETAKTVAQMDVQGLKIHLLHLLKGTPMVKQYEKGMLNFMSQEEYVNLVCDQLEILPPEMIIHRITGDGPIDLMVGPMWSVNKWEVLNAIDAELARRHSAQGQHYKKEQEVN, encoded by the coding sequence ATGGGTCAATATTTTACGTATGCATTTGAAGATAAACGATATCATACATGGAATTACCATTTAAAAAATAAATTTGGTCATAAAATTTTCAAAGTAGCTTTAGATGGCGGTTTTGACTGTCCAAATCGTGACGGAACAGTTGCTCATGGAGGCTGTACATTTTGTTCGGCAGCAGGAAGCGGTGATTTTGCTGGGAACAGAGCTGATCCGATTGATGTGCAATTTAAAGAAATCAAAGAAAAAATGCATGAAAAATGGCACGAAGGACAATATATCGCCTATTTCCAAGCCTTTACAAATACACATGCTCCAGTAGAAGTATTAAAAGAAAAATTTGAACCTGTCCTTAAAGAACCCGGAGTAGTCGGATTATCTATCGGTACTCGACCGGATTGTCTACCTGACGATGTAGTAGAATATTTAGCAGATTTAAATCAGCGCACATATTTATGGGTGGAACTTGGACTGCAAACCGTTCACCAAGAAACTTCAGACTTGATTAACCGCGCTCATGATATGCAAACTTATTATGAAGGTGTAGAAAAATTAAGAAAACATAATATTAATGTATGTTCTCATATTATTAACGGATTGCCTGGCGAAGATTATGACATGATGATGGAAACAGCGAAAACAGTAGCTCAAATGGATGTGCAAGGTTTGAAAATTCATTTATTGCATCTATTAAAAGGTACACCAATGGTCAAGCAATATGAAAAAGGTATGCTGAATTTCATGTCTCAAGAAGAATATGTCAATTTAGTATGTGATCAATTAGAAATCCTGCCTCCAGAAATGATTATTCACCGTATTACCGGAGACGGCCCTATTGATTTAATGGTAGGTCCTATGTGGAGTGTTAATAAATGGGAAGTTTTGAATGCAATCGATGCCGAATTAGCAAGACGTCATTCTGCTCAAGGCCAACACTACAAGAAAGAACAGGAAGTCAATTAA